The following are encoded in a window of Tessaracoccus flavescens genomic DNA:
- a CDS encoding FadR/GntR family transcriptional regulator, with protein MTTGAGGFEAVLDHLTGEILEGRVAPGDRLPNERELSAQLGASRSAVREAIKVLQAQGVVTSHTGPGGGTRVSASQGQALGRILKLHVALDAISFREVTETRVVLERAAATAAALHCTPEALDELEAMLAQMRETPDAAAFNEIDTAFHVAIARIGANRLIRDVTVAIRQAVARPILKAEEVLPDWERLRAQLNVEHTAILEALRLGDGALAADKVEAHIRQAHEALLPPTLVGA; from the coding sequence ATGACCACTGGAGCGGGCGGATTCGAGGCAGTTCTCGATCATCTGACGGGAGAGATCCTGGAAGGGCGTGTTGCGCCTGGAGACAGACTGCCGAACGAGCGTGAGCTCTCCGCCCAACTGGGCGCCAGCCGCAGTGCGGTCCGCGAGGCGATCAAGGTGCTGCAGGCGCAGGGAGTCGTGACCTCGCACACCGGCCCCGGCGGGGGAACCCGCGTCTCCGCGAGTCAGGGACAGGCGCTCGGCAGGATCCTGAAGCTCCACGTCGCCCTCGATGCGATCTCCTTCCGGGAGGTCACCGAGACCCGGGTGGTTCTGGAGCGGGCCGCGGCGACGGCGGCCGCACTGCATTGCACGCCCGAGGCGCTGGACGAGCTCGAGGCGATGCTCGCCCAGATGCGCGAGACGCCCGACGCGGCGGCGTTCAACGAGATCGACACCGCCTTCCACGTCGCCATCGCGCGGATCGGGGCCAACCGTCTCATCCGCGACGTCACGGTCGCGATCCGTCAGGCGGTTGCGCGGCCCATCCTCAAAGCCGAAGAGGTCCTGCCGGACTGGGAGCGTCTGCGGGCGCAGCTGAACGTGGAGCACACGGCCATCCTCGAGGCACTCCGCCTCGGCGACGGGGCGCTCGCAGCCGACAAGGTGGAGGCGCACATCAGGCAGGCCCACGAGGCGCTGCTTCCGCCCACGCTCGTCGGGGCGTGA
- a CDS encoding L-lactate permease — protein sequence MFTPPLEPLGSLTLSALVALLPLLVMFFTLGVLKWKAHWAGLSSLATALLVAIFAFKMPAGLALLAGTQGAVFGLFPITWIVLTAIWLYQVTVVSGRFEDLRATFGLVSDDPRILAILIAFCFGGLMEALAGFGAPVAITGVMLMSIGFSAFRAAMVVLLANTAPVAFGAVAIPIITAGNLTGIDYHHIGAYVGHQSPVLALFVPLLLILLADGKKGLKQVWPAALVIGASFAVAQWISATYLSVELTDVIASLFALAAGVVFLRFWKPKGGDEALERLAAERSHEKLEDVAEAEGQPTGPLTGGRIFMALFPYLLVIVIFSAAKLIPAVVSFLASTDLKIKWPGLYGNLLTAAGEPATTAIFNFQWLSSPGTLLVITAIIVGLVYRVSFKDMVGELWATVHKMRWSALTIASVLSLAYVMNMSGQTITIGSWIAGVGTAFAFFSPILGWIGTAVTGSDTSANALFATLQQTTAEKVGLDPTLLVAANTTGGVVGKMISPQNLAIACSAVGLLGAESQLFRRVIWWSLGMLVVLCLLVGLQSTPILSWMLPTFN from the coding sequence ATGTTCACACCGCCACTCGAGCCGCTGGGGAGCCTCACGCTCTCAGCCCTCGTCGCGCTCCTGCCCCTCCTGGTGATGTTCTTCACCCTCGGCGTCCTCAAGTGGAAGGCGCACTGGGCAGGTCTCAGCTCTCTCGCCACCGCGTTGCTTGTCGCGATCTTCGCGTTCAAGATGCCCGCCGGGCTGGCCCTTCTCGCCGGCACCCAGGGCGCGGTCTTCGGCCTCTTCCCGATCACCTGGATCGTGCTCACCGCCATCTGGCTGTACCAGGTGACGGTGGTCAGCGGACGTTTCGAGGACCTGCGCGCCACCTTCGGCCTTGTCTCGGACGACCCGCGCATCCTCGCGATCCTGATCGCGTTCTGCTTCGGCGGCCTGATGGAGGCACTTGCGGGCTTCGGCGCCCCGGTCGCCATCACCGGCGTCATGCTGATGTCGATCGGCTTCTCGGCCTTCCGCGCGGCCATGGTCGTGCTGCTCGCCAACACCGCCCCGGTCGCATTCGGCGCGGTGGCCATCCCGATCATCACCGCAGGCAACCTGACCGGCATCGACTACCACCACATCGGTGCGTACGTCGGCCACCAGTCCCCCGTCCTCGCGCTGTTCGTGCCCCTGCTGCTCATCCTGCTCGCCGACGGCAAGAAGGGCCTCAAGCAGGTCTGGCCGGCCGCGCTCGTGATCGGCGCCTCCTTTGCCGTGGCGCAGTGGATCTCCGCCACCTACCTCTCGGTCGAGCTGACCGACGTCATCGCCTCGCTGTTCGCGCTCGCCGCGGGAGTCGTGTTCCTCCGCTTCTGGAAGCCGAAGGGCGGCGACGAGGCGCTCGAGCGTCTTGCCGCCGAGCGCAGCCACGAGAAGCTCGAGGACGTCGCCGAGGCCGAGGGCCAGCCGACCGGCCCGCTCACCGGCGGCCGCATCTTCATGGCGCTTTTCCCCTATCTGCTCGTCATCGTCATCTTCTCCGCCGCGAAGCTGATCCCCGCAGTCGTCTCGTTCCTCGCGAGCACCGACCTCAAGATCAAGTGGCCCGGCCTCTACGGCAACCTCCTGACCGCTGCCGGCGAACCCGCGACCACGGCGATCTTCAACTTCCAGTGGCTCTCCAGCCCAGGCACGCTCCTGGTGATCACCGCGATCATCGTCGGTCTGGTCTACCGGGTCTCGTTCAAGGACATGGTCGGCGAGCTGTGGGCGACGGTGCACAAGATGCGCTGGTCCGCGCTGACCATCGCCTCGGTGCTCTCGCTGGCCTACGTGATGAACATGTCCGGCCAGACCATCACCATCGGCAGCTGGATCGCAGGCGTCGGCACGGCGTTCGCGTTCTTCTCCCCCATCCTGGGCTGGATCGGCACCGCGGTCACTGGCTCCGACACCTCGGCCAACGCGCTGTTCGCGACGCTGCAGCAGACGACCGCTGAGAAGGTCGGCCTCGATCCGACGCTTCTCGTCGCCGCCAACACCACCGGCGGCGTCGTCGGTAAGATGATCAGCCCTCAGAACCTGGCCATCGCATGCTCCGCCGTCGGACTGCTCGGCGCAGAGTCGCAGCTGTTCCGCCGCGTCATCTGGTGGAGCCTCGGGATGCTCGTGGTGCTGTGCCTGCTCGTCGGGCTGCAGTCCACCCCCATCCTCAGCTGGATGCTTCCCACCTTCAACTGA
- a CDS encoding (Fe-S)-binding protein yields MKPSIPIATVKLLERLGCTVSYPEKQTCCGQIMTNTGYYKEALPTVRNYVDSFEDYDYIVGPSGSCVGSVREQHAMLAHRAGDGGLEEAATAVAGRTYELTEFLVDVLGVTDVGAYFPHRVTYHPTCHSMRITKVGDRPLQLLRAVRGIDLVELPMADQCCGFGGTFSVKNPDVSIAMASDKARHVRSTDAEYLVAGDQACLMNIGGILHRQRSGIHTIHIAEILASTEKEVSVA; encoded by the coding sequence ATGAAACCATCGATCCCGATCGCCACGGTCAAGCTCCTTGAGCGACTCGGGTGCACGGTCTCGTATCCGGAGAAGCAGACCTGCTGCGGCCAGATCATGACCAACACCGGCTATTACAAGGAAGCGCTGCCGACGGTGCGCAACTACGTCGACTCGTTCGAGGACTACGACTACATCGTCGGCCCCTCGGGCTCCTGCGTCGGCTCGGTGCGCGAGCAGCATGCCATGCTCGCGCACCGAGCCGGCGACGGTGGGCTCGAGGAGGCCGCGACGGCCGTCGCCGGGAGGACCTATGAGCTCACCGAGTTCCTGGTCGACGTGCTGGGGGTCACCGATGTCGGCGCCTACTTCCCACACCGGGTCACCTACCACCCCACCTGCCACTCCATGCGCATCACCAAGGTGGGCGACCGTCCACTGCAGCTGCTGAGGGCGGTGCGCGGCATCGACCTGGTCGAGCTGCCCATGGCGGACCAGTGCTGCGGTTTCGGTGGCACCTTCTCGGTCAAGAACCCGGACGTCTCGATCGCCATGGCCTCGGACAAGGCTCGGCACGTGCGCTCCACCGACGCCGAGTACCTCGTGGCGGGCGACCAGGCCTGCCTGATGAACATCGGCGGCATCCTGCACCGGCAGCGCTCCGGCATCCACACCATCCACATCGCAGAGATCCTCGCCAGCACCGAGAAGGAGGTGTCCGTCGCATGA